The sequence below is a genomic window from Tenacibaculum tangerinum.
TTTAAAGCCTTTACTACCTATTTAAAAAGAGTATGGTTTTCAAACGGAATCCACCACCATTACTCGAACGATAAGTTGAAACCTGCATTTTCTAAAGAGTATTTTGAAACCTTATTAAAAGAAACCAATACTCAGTTGTCTGCCGAAGCATTAGAAGTTATTTTTAACGATAAAGATGCTAAAAAAGTAAACAAAAAAGCAGGAGTAGATAACGTATTAGCATCTGCAGTAAACTTTTACGGAGAAGATATTACCAGTAAAGATGTAGAAGATTTTTATGCGAAAGCTGATAAAGGACCAAAAGGACAACCTATTGAGGCTGGATTAAACTCGAAGTTAGTTCGTGAAGACGGAAAACTAGTAGAGAAAGTATGGAAATCTGGAGGAATGTACGGGCAAGCCATTGACGAAATGATCAAATGGTTAGAAAAAGCGAAAGAAGTAGCAGAAAACGATAAACAAGCAAAAACCTTAGCCTTATTAATCGACTACTATAAAACAGGAGATTTACATACGTGGGATGAATATGCCATTGCTTGGGTAGAATCTACAGAAGGAAACATTGATTGGATTAATGGTTTTGTAGAGGTTTACAATGATCCTAAAGGATACAGAGGTTCGTACGAAACAATCGTACAAATCAAAGACTTCGACATGTCTAAAAAGATGAAAGTATTATCAGACAACGCGCAGTGGTTTGAAGACAACGCTCCATTAGATCCAACTCACAAAAAGAAAGATGTTGTAGGAGTGTCGTATAAAACAGTAAACGTTGCTGGTGAAGCTGGAGACGCCTCTCCTAGTACACCAATCGGAGTGAATTTACCGAATAACAACTGGATTCGTCAACAACACGGTTCAAAATCGGTATCGTTAGGAAATATTATAGGCTCTTATAACAATGCTGGAGGAACAGGTCGCTTAAAAGAATTTGCCAACGATCAAGAAGAAATAGATTTAGAAATTCAATACGGAAAGTTAGCAGACAAATTACATACAGCACTACACGAGGTAATCGGACATGCTTCAGGAGTAATTAACGATGGCATTGGGCAACCAAAAGAAACCTTGAAAAACTATGCGTCTACCATGGAAGAAGGGAGAGCGGACTTAGTTGGGTTGTACTACTTAATGGATCCAAAATTACAAGAATTAGGTTTGGTTGATGACTGGCAGAAAATAGGG
It includes:
- a CDS encoding dipeptidyl-peptidase 3 family protein, whose protein sequence is MKLKQMLCVFAAAGVLTSCGVDAKKEPKAAEKKVKEFEYVVEQFADIKVLRYQIPGFDELTLKEKKLVYYLTQAGLSGRDIMWDQNYRHNLEIRAALENINNNFKGDKETEDFKAFTTYLKRVWFSNGIHHHYSNDKLKPAFSKEYFETLLKETNTQLSAEALEVIFNDKDAKKVNKKAGVDNVLASAVNFYGEDITSKDVEDFYAKADKGPKGQPIEAGLNSKLVREDGKLVEKVWKSGGMYGQAIDEMIKWLEKAKEVAENDKQAKTLALLIDYYKTGDLHTWDEYAIAWVESTEGNIDWINGFVEVYNDPKGYRGSYETIVQIKDFDMSKKMKVLSDNAQWFEDNAPLDPTHKKKDVVGVSYKTVNVAGEAGDASPSTPIGVNLPNNNWIRQQHGSKSVSLGNIIGSYNNAGGTGRLKEFANDQEEIDLEIQYGKLADKLHTALHEVIGHASGVINDGIGQPKETLKNYASTMEEGRADLVGLYYLMDPKLQELGLVDDWQKIGKAAYDGYIRNGLMTQLIRINLGDDIEEDHMVNRQWVSAWAFEQGAKDNVIEKVTRDGKTFYNINDYEKLREIFGRLLKETQRIKSEGDFEAAKALVEGYGVKVDQDIHKEVLDRNAQFTAAPYSGFVNPVLEPVTDADGNITDIKITQPETFEEQMNFYAKNYSFLPIKN